The nucleotide window TGAGGAACATAAAGTACAGGGGTTAGATCTTGGGGCAGATGACTATATTACAAAGCCATTTGGTATTAAAGAGTTGGTCGCCAGGGTGAAGGCTAACTTAAGAAGACTAGAATATCTAAACTTACCTAAAAAAAGCAACATAATAGCTTCAGAGGATTTGGTAATAGATATATCAAAATATGAAGTAAAAAAAGATGGACAAGTTATAAATCTTACTTTAAGGGAGTTTGAATTACTTAAGTTTTTAGCATTAAGATCTGAAAAAGTATTTTCAAGGGAGCAATTATTAGAAGAAGTATGGGGATATGAACATTATGGAGATATAAGGACTGTCGATGTTACTATAAGAAGGTTAAGGGAAAAAGTAGAAAATCAATCAGGCAAATATAAACATATACTTACAAAAAGAGGTGTTGGATATTATTTCAGGAGGATTTGATAAATGTTGAAGAATAAAAAGTCTTCAAATATTTTTCAAGAAGACATTTTAGATAATATTATTAATAATATTGATAGCGGCATAATAATATTTGACAAAGATAGGAATATAATATGTGGAAATAAATCAGTTGCTAATATACTTGGGATAAACTATGAAAGTTTATTTAAATTAAATCTTCAAGATATATTGAGGATTGCTAAAAAAGATGAAAAAGTAGAAAACATAATAAAGAATTTAAAAGATAACTTTGAATTAGAAGTAAATATAAAAGGAATAGATTACAAGTTTGAATATACTTATTTTGACGGAGATGATAATGAGAAGTCAATCATAAATTTAAGAAGGATTAATAATGAAAAGCCATCAAATAGTAATGATTATATAGGATACGTTTCTCACGAGTTGAAAACACCTATATCTACAATAAAGGCATATATAGAAACTCTAATAGATATAATGAATAATAATGAATTTAGAGATAAAGAAATATCAATGAAGTTTCTATCTGTAGTTAAAGAAGAATGCGATAGAATGTTTACTATAGTTAAAGAATTATTACATATATCAAAATTAGATAGAGACATATTTGCATTAGAAAAAGAAAAAGTGTCAGTAAATGAGTTTATAAAAAAGATATATACTAAAATTGAGGTATTGGCAAAAATTAAGAGACAGAATATTTTAATAAACATTTCTAAGAATATTAATAATATATATATAGATAAAAATGCTATGGAACAAGTAATATTAAATATACTAACTAATTCTATAAAATATACAAAAGAAAAAGGAAAAATAGAAATATTAGTGTATGAAGAAGATAGCAAAAGTATTATATCCATAATAGATAATGGTATGGGTATTAAGGATGAAGATATAGAGAGAGTATTTGAAAGATTTTATAGAGTACAAGAAAGGGAAGAAGATTTCAAAGATATAATAGATGGAGCTGGACTTGGACTATACATATCGAGAGAAATAGTTAAAAAACATGGTGGAAGTATAACTATAAAGAGTGAATATAATGTAGGAACACAAGTGAATATAATAATTCCAAAAATAGAGCATATACATTAAAAAATATCTAAGATTGATAATACATATTGAAAAATATGACATATATAAAAAAATTAATAACATTTTATTAAATAGTAGATAGAAAAATAAATATATGATATTATAGTTATTGTTTAGTGTTGATATTTACGAGCCCTTG belongs to Gottschalkia purinilytica and includes:
- a CDS encoding response regulator; the protein is MKRRILVVDDQRHMANVIKFNLEKEDFEVILSHDGGDAIKKAFDCCPDLILLDIILPKKDGFQVLKEIRKKTITPVIIVTSQEDEEHKVQGLDLGADDYITKPFGIKELVARVKANLRRLEYLNLPKKSNIIASEDLVIDISKYEVKKDGQVINLTLREFELLKFLALRSEKVFSREQLLEEVWGYEHYGDIRTVDVTIRRLREKVENQSGKYKHILTKRGVGYYFRRI
- a CDS encoding sensor histidine kinase, encoding MLKNKKSSNIFQEDILDNIINNIDSGIIIFDKDRNIICGNKSVANILGINYESLFKLNLQDILRIAKKDEKVENIIKNLKDNFELEVNIKGIDYKFEYTYFDGDDNEKSIINLRRINNEKPSNSNDYIGYVSHELKTPISTIKAYIETLIDIMNNNEFRDKEISMKFLSVVKEECDRMFTIVKELLHISKLDRDIFALEKEKVSVNEFIKKIYTKIEVLAKIKRQNILINISKNINNIYIDKNAMEQVILNILTNSIKYTKEKGKIEILVYEEDSKSIISIIDNGMGIKDEDIERVFERFYRVQEREEDFKDIIDGAGLGLYISREIVKKHGGSITIKSEYNVGTQVNIIIPKIEHIH